Genomic segment of Hydra vulgaris chromosome 11, alternate assembly HydraT2T_AEP:
CCCTAacagtacattttttaaaaaataacaaagtgtAGTCTTAAAGAGTATGGATTAGGGTatcttataaaatttgcattcatttacaaaaataaattcttggGGTCTTTCCgacccctcaaaaaaaaaaaaaaattgcgccaacttaccccaccacggggtaagttggcgcaaactataaatatgataattaaTGCACTATCAAGTgcaaaataaatagaaatttttttttaatttaatttttgctacAATTTTATcccaaaatttaatattacttttagcTGGTACCAAATATTAGTCCGTATAAAAGCCAAACAGTAGACCACCTTTTATctgtggaaaaaaaaactaaaaaaaattttttttaatttttttgtaagaataaatattttcaatattgttaaaaattaaaaaaaaaaaataataattttataaaaataaatatttttttccatagtAAATGCTATGAGCCAACTTACCCCGTGAAAAATTTGTCAACTTACACcgaaagctttttttttaataaacagtctatagatcctgaaaaacggtagctttgaaaaaaaaagtctgactGGATATAGTAAACCAATTGTGACTGgaacttttacaataaattttttttcatacgactaaatattttctttgtaaagtaaaaaggaagCGATGTTCTAAAAGTTACGTTTTTGCCCAAAAAACGCATAAATCTCAATATCTCCCATGCGCATGCGCGAATCCTGACAATACTACAGTGAATGATGAAATGGTCAATAAGGAAGTTTCTGAGTAATTTTTGTCACTTTCTGATGAAAGGCTCTAAAGATAAACGCAGTTCGTCAACTTGCTCCTGcggccaactagccccggtctcccctaccAAGTTCctgtaattatatataactataggTTAGacagatttaaatatagattCATTAAGTGGAGATTTTATTTAGAGCAAGGTTTGGTCATGATTTTAGTCAACAAAACGGTTTATTAACTTTTGCATTATCTACTACCGATAAGATAATAGTTCACAAATAAGTTTCAAGTGTTGGCAGAACACAAGTGTTTTCACCATACATgcttatataaagattttagaAGGTATGCTCCGTTGTAAGATGTTTTTGTTAAGTggtttaaagattaaaaaaattatgttaaattagGATAGTTGAAGTTCAAGATAAgcttctaaaataataaaaaaagggtCTAATCAAAAACCAACTGCAAGTAAATGGGGTAGGTACATTACAAACGATGGTAGCTAggtgttttttttagaacaatatCTCAGCTAGGGTTCggattattgtaattttaattataaaaattaaatacaataacacaGTAAAATGCAATAGTATTGTAATATcagataagaaataaaaccattatttattggtattgtattgctgtgatgaaaaacaattacaataactacTGTTTTGTATTGCAGCGATGAAAAgcaattacaataactattgtagtGTTTTGATAAAATACCGATTACAATATACATTATAgtgttttgtattattatttcaaagtcCAAAAGTCGTTGTGaattaatatatttagatttCTTTACcacataattattattatttgtgtgCATTTAAATTTAGGGGCGCCCGTTTTTATCActcatttacatatataattttatttattgtgagAAGTGAAGTGAAACtggaaaaaccaaaaaatatatatagattacGTATActtaatgaatatttaatttagaaGTGTCTCTATATGTcttcaaaatattgattgtttGATAACAGCCGTACTCACATGCAAAACAACATTAATAAGTTATTTCATGCAGTATACCAAATAGCAATTgcataaatcataaaataatatttgcaacTTCTTTCATGGTTACATTACGCGGCGGCTGGAcaagtaaaacatttaaaattttcaacatattaattttttttctaagataTTGTTGATACAGTAGTAATATctaagaaaagtataaaaatgaattacaaTACAATACTTGCTGTTATTGTTTTAGAACattacaataacatttttttatttaatactgttATTATAGGGGAGAACGGGGTGAGATaggacaaaaaaatttgcttgcGTGCTGCGCTTTAAATTTTCCACAAAAACCATACAAATCGGTTTAAAACTATAGTCCAATGAATTGTCATGTTAAATTATGGCAAAACCCATAATTTAACCATCAAATTAAGTTCAAGAGCTTGGTTTTTTAAAGTGACACTGTTTGTCCCATGTCACCCCATGTTGGGGTGAAATGGGACAATGGTTGAGGTGAAATGGGacaaaaatagaaacaaataattttaagcattattttattgtttattctaCTCCTTATAAAACAGAACaatgcataaattttatttatgtttaacaaaaataaaataccattcTAAATGCATTTGTAACTTTGTTCAACAGGTTGCTTGATGTTTAAATTGAGTCAAAATTACGTTGATGTCTGAGcgggtaattttttttctttttcttatctttatcttctttttttcttttacattctAATAAACTTTCAACTAGTTCATTTCTTGTTGGTGTGTCAGTCAATACCAGAGACCTAGAACATTTTTTTGTGCACTTTTTCTCTTTGCCACCCTTTCACCTGCTTTTGGAAATGGCCTTATATCTTCTGTTGTCCAATGGTATGCAGAAGTGCTAATTTGCTGTTTCTTTTCATTAATAACTTCAGATATAATACACAGTGATGTGGGGATTGTTTGTTTGTCGGAATTGTCATTTGTTGGAATTGGTCGATCAGATACATAAGAACATAAAAAGTCGACATCACTGAAAACATATGGATCGTACGGGAAAATGCCAGCTGCtttaaaaccattttgaatattttgggAAGTAAAGGCTCTCGTATAAGCTATTCCTAAATTTTCAGAAATGTCATATATCGTCATAGGAGTATTTGGATGTGCCTTTAACCATGAATCATATGCTGAattgtaaaatttctttaatggCCCAAGTACTGATCTGTCAAGTGGTTGGAGTTTGTGGCTGCAATGGGGTGGCAATGTCAAGAGCACAACATTGCTTTCCTTAGCTTTATCCATCAGTTCAATCGATATATGTGTTTTGAGGTTGtccattattaaaagtaatggaTGATCCTTGCTAGGATGTCCATACTCCACAAAATGATCaaaccatttcaaaaaaatttctgtatttATCCATCCACTAGGATAAGCATCACCTTTTGTACCTGTTGGTGTACCTTTAAGCATATGGCTACGAAAGTGGATATGAGGAAATATCAAAAACGGTGGAGTAAAATTTCCAAGGACATTAATCCCACCATTGTAAATAGGGTTCCCCTTTCAGCAAAAGTTACCTGTCTTACTTGCTTTACTCCTTTACCAGCAATCACTTTCACTGGCTTATGAATAGTTTTCAGACCTGTTTCATCAATATTGTAAATGCAATCAGCAGAAAAGTTATAGCGCTTCTGCACACTGTCAAGGTTTTTGAAGAAAGTATCTACATTTGTGCGATTGAACTAGTTGTTCGACTGAGGCTGGTAGCTTCTGGCGTACGAATAGATAATTTTGTacaatttaagaataaataaaaccatTCAGTTCCAGCTGTTTCACTCTTTTTTCAGTTTTCtggtattttaaagttatttttaattgcatattgATATGCAAGTTGCTTTGTTTCTCTAACATTATGTCCATAATGCATATTAGATGCTTGACGAAGATATATTGAAAGTTCATCTTTTTGTGTCTTATTACcaatatatttatgttgttcATCAAAGTATAAGTTACTGTAAGAAGTTTCTTTATTAACCTTTATTTTCCGCTGTAAACTTGATTTTGAAATTGTATACTCTTGTGCAGCTGCTCGTAGTGATAAACTGCCAGATTTGACAGCCATTACAGCCGCTTTTATTGTATGAGCATCAGGCTTTAACCGACTTTTCACTCGTTTGTACTTTCTTGGCATCTGAATAATTATTACTCATATTACTCactcaattattaaaaaaaattatgctctTTGCATTTATGCTCTAATTAAATTATGCTCTAATTAAATTATGCTCTAATTAAATTATGCGCTAATTGCATTAACCAAAATCCAGATTAggctataaattttaaatttattttaatgaaaataaaatagtatcaCAACcctataaaacttataatgtgattaaatttaataagacTAATAGTGAAGAACTTTATTTaaactgaatttaaaatataaaaatgattggcattaaaacaatacttactgTGAAAGATGTCTTCCGGACAAAGTAACAAAGAAAtccaatataattattattttattttctatgatAAAAAACACTTTACTATAAAGTAAACATTGAAGTCTTATCATAAGCATAAACATAATTTTCTGttcatttgcttttttacaaaaatattgattataaaagttaaagtacagtaaattaaaaaaatgataaaattgaaCAGTGTCCCATTTCACCCCAATTCTCCTGTCCCAAGTCACCCCATCACTAGTATGTGtgagaaaacttttattttatatagttctCGAAGCCATATGCTAATCATATTTCTTCAGtagttaaataaaacaatagtgaataattaaaaaccataaacataaaaatatatgcaaacaacacataaatatttaatattaatgatgtCTTCAAAATCCAGGAAAATTGTTAGATTTTTACATATTCGCAAATAATccgaaaaaaaaatacttctgaaacttaaaaaacacaataatatGAAGAAgctattgcaaaattataacatatataaaatacttttgctttattaaatttttcactgAGATATTGCCAATTCCCATCTCACCCCATGCCCCATCTCACCCCGTTCTCCCCTATTATAAAGATGAATTACAacacaatatttattattattgtattacaatattatattaattgtaaatcatatattgttaatgttcctaaaaataattaatacaataataatagtaattgtttctgttattgttttcattacaattacaatagtcGGAACCTTTATCTCAGCTAATATAATGAACTTAGGTAGGTACCTATACGCGTCCGTTTTATAcacgttttttattttgacatcgCTTTTACAAAGCTTCTGGatttccatatttttttcaaattacgcTATACACATGAAGCAGTGTTTAAAAgctagcaaaaaaataaactttcaatttttattatatttttccgTTTAAAGTGAAggttaaacttatttatagtgctacaattttaaaaaattgcgaGTTTTTCACTGTTAACGAATCCTGCCAAAATAggcaattttcattaaaaaaaaatatatatatactaatataaatgctcataaatgattttgacatgctcaaataaattattcataGAACTTTCATTTGATATATAATAACCGATACTTCAAAATCTTCTTCACGTTTGAAAAAGTTGCATTCAGTTGCTACCGACAAAtaacttattgttttaaaaaatagcgctatcaattattattgatagcgctatttttttttttattattgtcattgttgctatttatttttcttcactTTAGATGGACCACAAGACTGCAAAAAATAGTCGcgttttaattaattcatttaaatggCATTCGAAGCCTTTGTTAAATGgtgaaatttacaaaaatttttctgaaaataatttcaaattatcaaaaacttgcctgaaattaaaaaactgaacATTGAACCTAAAAATGCATCTAAATTTAAGATATTCACCAACAATATAAGATACTtgcataaaaagataaaaatctttttaaaaaaccctaCCCAGCCATGGGCTGCTATTGTTAAGTTTTTGCAACAACAGtttaaatatgaaagaaaaagaaatagttCCAACACAAATATTCACTTGAACATCACAAGTGATTTAAATATTGCCTCAGACACAATGCAATGAATAAAATTACAGCagagaaattgttttttgaaaagttcaaTGACCCGTAACAAgcttacaaacaaaaaacaaaagacagtatttttcactaaatttgtAGAAATTCATATattccaaagaaaaaaaaataaatacaattcaaCAGAATAAGTTTCATTCTCTAGATTTCATAAATGTATTGAGAATTCTTAAAAGAAGTAAAACAAAGTTGCAACAAAATGTCAAAAAGATAGAATAGAAACACAAAATTGCTATCAAAGAATTACagaaacagataaaaaaaaaagagcaagaaaacaaacaacttgtagaacaaaaattaaacttgtttgaaaaaattgttttagaaaaaaaatagataagagGCTAATTATAGAAaccaaagtattaaaaataacggGTGGCCCAAGATAAATGGCATTGGTAGtatctttattataactttgttttttttttaagctagaaaagtgaatttttttttaaaagatttattattaaattctcTACAAAATGACatgatttatttaatgtaaattgtctccattattttttgacaaacgATATAAGCGATTGGTCCAACTAGTACAACTTTCTAAAGCTACATTTACTCTAATGTTTTTTACAGCTCGTTTAAGTTCTTGAATTAATGttagttttgatttaattttatttcatttcatttgGTGAACAAGTTCATCCCATATTGAGTAATCTAAAGGATTGAGGTCGGGGGAATTTGGAGGCCAGTGGTTTTTGTCAATAAAAGCAGGAATATTATCATGACACCATTGTTGAGTTAAATGATGCGTATGTGAGGTTGCTCCATCTTGTTGAGATGTCCAATCATCACCAAACATCTCGTTTCCATATTTCAAGGCCACTggcaacactttttttatataccaGTTATGATTTACTGTATCTTTATCCAAAATAACCAGTGGTGTAACACCTTTTGAACAAGCTCCCAACCAAACCATTACCTTTTGAGGGAATTTTTGTTTCTGTTTAATACCACCATCTTTATCAGCTTCATTACAATTAGTGGACCATATGCGATCATTTTGGGCATTGTACATAccatttaaatcaaaaaaaatttcatctgaaaacaaaattttcattgtttGTTCTTTTCGAAAATGGTTTCTTATCcaatttgcaaatttatttctC
This window contains:
- the LOC136086890 gene encoding uncharacterized protein LOC136086890 — its product is MNSISPEPLFKEYFKGISICRHTSTELNHCLQIQKVERNKFANWIRNHFRKEQTMKILFSDEIFFDLNGMYNAQNDRIWSTNCNEADKDGGIKQKQKFPQKVMVWLGACSKGVTPLVILDKDTVNHNWYIKKVLPVALKYGNEMFGDDWTSQQDGATSHTHHLTQQWCHDNIPAFIDKNHWPPNSPDLNPLDYSIWDELVHQMK